The DNA window aaaaattacagcCATAAATgcgcttcaatttaaaattttatttaatatatcaaaTAGCAGCTTGCtatgattttattaaattgaagtttGAATTGAAATCTGAAGCTAAGACTTGGTTTTAAATTCATAGCTTTTagttcatttatataaatagcgCAACAAATCGATcttaactataaattataaactagctttgattttgttttgttgctaaagTGACGCTAAACGTTGAAGTCCTGGCGCGTTACGTTGCGTTTGGCTTACGTAACGTTTATTTGTCTACacttaaatttacatatacatgtgcatatgtgtgtgtgtgtgtgtgtagatagCCACacaactatttatattaatgctataaactttgctttaattcttaattcattaatttgaattttgcttgCTGAGAAATGAAAATTTAGTCTCAGCCTATTGCGTTacgttattaattttatatatgtatatagccaCGCCCCTTTATAAGTTTATGCTtttgaaaagtgaaaatttaGTCTCAGCCTGCCGCGTTACGTTGCGCGACGACTTGTTACGTTACGTTTTGTGTTAcgttttttttctcatttgtCGCAACTGAGcatacacgtgtgtgtgtttcacatttacatttcaatacatctacatatacatgtgcatatgtgtgtgcacatatttttatgaGAATCAATAGTTTGTTACATTTCGGAGTTGAGGAGTCATGGCCGAGGCCACAAGTGGTCACCGCGAATCGGAGCGCACCTGCTGGATCTGCTTTGCCACGGAGTCGGAGAACCGTTTGGCCGTCTGGCGACATCCGTGCCAGTGCCGCGGCAGCACCAAGTGGGTGCACGAGAGTTGCCTCTATCGCTGGATCGATGAGAAGCAGAACGGCAATTCCCGCATGAAAGTCACTTGCATGCAATGCCGGGTGGAGTACCTCATCATATTCCCGCAGGCAGGTGCGTTCACTATGCTGCTGGAGCGGGCGCAGGATGTGATACGGCAGTGCAGTCCGTTTGTTGCCGCCAGCGCCTTTCTCGGCTCCATCTACTGGACGGCGGTGACTTTTGGTGGCATAACGGTGCTCCAGgtgcttggccagcagcgcGGCATGGAGCTGATCGAGCGCGGCGATCCGTTCTTTCTGCTCGTCGGCCTGCCCTTCATACCCGTCGGCCTCATCCTAAGCCGCCTCATACGCTGGGAGGAGGCGCTGCTGCGTCTCTGGCACAATCGCCACAACATTGCGCGCAAGCTGCCGCTCATCAATTGGCTCTTCAGCTCGCAGGCCCAAGCCCGCCCGCCCGGCCGCCGCATTGTTATCTCTCCAGCCGCTGGTGCCGACGACCGGCGGACTTTGCCCGCATCTTCTGTGGCGCCATATTGCTGCCCAGCATTTCCATGCTCGTCGGCAATCTGCTGTACAGCAAGAAGGCCGCCAGTCCGCTCCAGCGCACGCTTCTCGGCGGCTTCACCTTCATCGCTCTCAAGGGCATCCTCAAGATCTATATGCGCCAGCGCCAATATCTACACAAGAGCCGGCGCCACATTGTCGACTACACCGAGGAGAATGTGCGTCAGTATGCGCCCCCAGCCACGCCCTCGACACAAGCATCGCGTCAATTTGCAGGACGAGATGAGCAggaagcagcagtagcagcagtagctaCGGAGACGCTGACGCCCACGCAGGATGCAGAGGATGTGCGTCAGCAACTGGTGGTCAGTGTGCCAGATTGTCCCTATACACTGCTAATAAGCTAAAAACcccctaaaaaaaaaaccaaacaacaacgaacaaGCGACAAACTctactaaattattttgtgtttaactttctttttgttttaattaaattgatcgAACTATCGAAGCCCAAacagtaaatttaatttaggtTCATAAATACTCCAAGTAACGCTGCTCGGAAAGTTCTGCGCGCTTTGCTCAATCCCGTGACCGACTTCAGTGCTGCCCAGCAGTGGAAATTTGTCAAACCTATTGCCGTCTCTGTCGCTCTTTGGCAAGCAGAGCGTCTTCTCGTTCTCGCATTCGACAATTAACTGCAGACTCAAATATATCGATATAATTCGATAACAACGAATGCATTTCAAGcgatatttatttcaaactcaTAACTGAGCTGATTCAAATTATTtggaatataaattaaaaaatacaagaaaaatcTCAGATacagtaataaatataaaacttaatattaaaactaattacaatttaaacaaatactgGACTGAACGATAACTCAGAACTGAGCTGATTCAAATTATTTGGAAAAATACAAGAGAAACTTCAAAAATGCATAACTAGCTGATTCAAACTATTtggaataaaatttaaaagacaaaaaatcttaaaaaatgcaaaacaaataatacagATAAAGCTAATTGATATTTTGGCTTAATCCAAAgttataaaacttaattaattaaaagctgcaacaaatatttagcgGTTTAGCTTGCTAAGAAGTTTACGttcaatacattttatatttgaccTGTGACTATTTAGCTTAGGCGCATTTCATAGAAAAAAGGGCGCACTGGGCGTGGCCTGTAGCGcttggagctgcagcagttgtAGCTGTGGCGCAGCTTTTGCGGCACGTGCCGCAGACTGGACATGAAGAGCTGCgcgtgctgctgcagctgggcgAGAAACAATTTGAAGGTGGCATAGGTGAGTGGCCGATGCTCGGGACAGTGCAGCGAGTGATGATGCGGCACCTGGGGGCAGTAGATCCAGTTGCGTTCcattggcagcagcggctgcggcagcagcagattgcGCTGCATCAGCAGCGAGTTGGTccagagcagctgctgcagcagcgacgtctGGCCCAGATACGCGATGAGCCAGTGCTCGGGTGTGACGAGTATGGAGCGCTGCAGCCAGGGCGACATGAACGGCAGACGCAgtgtgggcagcagctgcggcaggTGGCGCGCGCGCTTGGGCCACTCGTGCTCGAGCCAGCGCAGCAGAGCAAAGAAGATTTCGTCCTCGCCATTGACGCAGACAAAGTCcgagctgagcagcagctgcagctcgttGGGCGGCAGCTGCAGGAACTCGCTGCTGGCCACAAGCGGCAgaaagcagcgacgcagccGCGAATAGAAGCACGCCCAGAAGTTGCCACATTGGAGCGACTGCGAGATTTGGCAGCCGCGAAAGGCGCCAATTTCATGAAACAGCGACGAGCGGCGCTGGcacaagcaaaaccaaaaggCGTCAATCAAATGCGGCATTTGCAGGAACTTGACctgcgccagcagcggcaagtAGTGCTGATCCGTGAGCAGCTTGTGGCGTCCATTGAGCATCCATTGATAGAGCTCgcgcagctgccagctgcagaCAAAGTTGCCAGGCAGCTCCACCATGCTCGAGGGattcttggccagcagcttggcATGATAGTTGAAGATGTAGCGATCCACATGCAGCAGCGTGTTGCCCACACACAGCTCCAGATTGGCAAACCACTGCCTGGAcagacagagcagcagcagctgcgtgggATCTAAACGAGAAGTGGGGGCCAGTGGGGATTGCTTGGCTTGCTCGCTTACTCACCTGCATATAGCTCCGGCTGCAGCTCCTTCATATACTTGGCCAGCGTTACGTTGCGATCTGCAGCAAGCTCTGGATTGCTTTGTGGGAACCAGCGGCGCATGGCAAAATGTGGCGCCAGTAGCTGCAGCTCTGGGGCTGCTGTCGGCTCCTGCTcggctgcaaatatttgttggcgCGTTAGCAGCTTGAGCGGCGCAGCAAACTGATGACGCGCACTCATGTGATCCAACCACAtttccagctgctgcgctggcgAGTCATTCAGCTCAGGCAGCTCCTCCGCCTCCGCCTCcgcctccagctgctgctcgctggcCTCCAGCACTTGGCGCGTATCCGCAAGCAGACTTTGCCACAGCTCCTGCTCCGACTGTCGAGTGACCAACAGCTGTGCCGCTTGCTGTCTGAGCAGCGCATTGACACGCGCGTGCAGCTCCTCCGGGTACGAGCCAGTCTGCTGAAAGTCCAGCAGCCAGTTCagcggcaccagcagcagcgcatctGTCACCAGCAGCGGCTCCATGTGCGCAGAGTCATCCGATAAGTCATCGGATATAAGCGAAACGCTTGTGTCCGTTTCAGTCTCGTACTCCGTTTCAGTCTCGAACTCCGTTTCAGTCTCCGTTTCAGTCTCCGTTTCCGTCTCCGTTTCCGTTTCAGTTGAACAATCACTAGCTAAGCTAGTTGAATCACTGGAAATCCAACTACTAGACattatgtttgcatattgcagtaacaaaatcaaactagggctgcaataaattcaaacgatcgataaagcaaagcaaattcgATAATACTTGTAGCTTTAACAGTTGAGCAGCtgttatttaacatttatttataccaAATTGAACATGTGCTAAAAAACATAACCtctaaaatattcaattacaaGCATAAACgtagacagagacagcaacagctagAGCATGCaagtgtgagtgagagcgacTATTTTATACAGGCAGCCATTTTGTGCAAGCCAAAACTAATTTGCTTATACATacctcaatttatttatttatcagcattaagtgaattttttataaattcaattcgaacatattttaagctttaacacTTAAAAGTAGTGTAGGCAAAcgcaagaaaaaaacaacCTCCAAAGTTGAAAGCATAAATTACAGCAGTAATATtaactgcttttattttattttgaaacaattagttaattagcataaactatttgctgcaatttgtatgcgCCAAATTTGTAGACTAAACAAAAGAAGTGTtggaaaattatgaaaatgcaaaGTTTTGCAGCACTTTTTTGAAATGTACACAGCTATGGCTTAAGAGCTTAGAATTTCATATTcaaattcatatataaatagctaaaatattgCGGAATTGATGTCGCTGACTAAAACACAATTGTGACTCAATTTCAATCTAAACtcgctgctttagctttagtatatattaattgtaatagGCCTTGGGCTCTGTGGCAATTTGTGTGGCTCGCAGTAACCTTTGCGCTTAATATTGAAACATTTTCTCATACGCACACAGCACGTTCAACAATTCGGTCGACACATATTGagagacaaacaaaatattgtaaaattcaaatattcgtcaaagcccaaaaaacaaatttacttttagtttgcaCTAATTTCAATTACGCGCTACACACTCTCTATATCTTTCTCTTTCACACAACTTTCGCTTTGTCTCTGTTTAGTTTGTGACTGTCTCTCTTAGTTAAACGAAACGTATATATTCCAATTCTCGATCTCAAAATTAACGCTTAACAATGTCGGACAACGTTGCGATCAACAGTGTGCTCAACCTGCTGCTCTGTGGCGCCACCGGCTACGGCTGCTatacagtgggcgtggcacatcCGTACGCCTTCTCTGCCTGCGTCATTGGGCTCTGCCATGGCCTGGTGGGGCTCATCGATTGCCTGACGAGCGATGAGAACGCAAAGAAGTGCAAGGACATGACGACGGCGCTGATGGAGAttgtgccgctgccgctggtcAATGTGGAGCTCTTCTTTGGCGgcgagagcaacaacattggACTGGGCCATGGGCTGTTCATAGTGCCGCTGGCGATCTCCTGTCTGGTGGCTCTCTGCAAGAACAGCGGCGAGGAGGTCAGCGAGGCGTACGACACCATCAAGCTGATGACCATATTGGGCAACATCACCTCGCTCTGCTACCTGGCGGTGAACGAGAGCAGCTGGCTGCTGGGCGGCATGGCCTTCCTGGCCTTCATGGCCAAATACGGCGCCGAGTTCTGCGAATCGGAAGTGTCCGAGGGCAGTGGCCAGCCCATAACCTATATAAGCTGGTCGGCGTTCTTCTTCCTGGCCACCATGGCCGTTGGCGGCGAGAAGTAAACCCAAGGCACacaattgaaatgcaactctctctctctctctctctctcggcAAGGACTCAAAACATAAACGGAATGAACTGGCAATGTGATTAAACCCCCCTCCTCCCGAATCTGTCTctgaatattattaatatatgaaTACGATGATTGAATGAGCTTAAAACTGCTGTTATCAGTTCAGTGGGCGGGTGGGGGGTAGCTTGTTAGTTAGGCTGTAATGACATGACAAAGTAAgaactaataaattttaagacATTATGTCAACAAATGTCTCGCGACCAACTTCAAGCCCACACTCGCCCCACCCCCCTCACGTCGTATTAAGAGCAACGTGCTCAATGACCATGACAAAAAACAATGTTGTCTTGCTTGCTTGttcattgtttattgttatttttatgactTTGGTAGCTCTAGTTGAGCAACTTTGATACGTCTGACTGACGAAATGCTTTAAAATCGAGAACTGGTTAGCTATTATCGTAAGTAATTGGCCGTCATTGTTTTGGCTCgagcccaacagcagcagcaccagcagcagcagcagcttccatTTTTTAGTTGGCCCTATAAGTCTGAGCCATGCGCTAAAAGGCTTAAAGATTGGTTACGTGTCGATGAAGTCATCTGCAGCCAAAGCCATTTGACATTGATTTAACTGcctcacttcacttcacttcactctctctctcgcttcaCATCCGGCTAACTCTCTGAAGTGCTGCAGAGCAAGTTGCGCAGCTATTGGGGTCGTTTATTGAACTCCTTGGTCTTCTATTCTGCGTTCTACACTCTCCAGCAACCATCGAGTAGTCatgcttttgtatataaattagatttattgctgccgctgctggccaGCAAGATGATTAGTTGAATTTGAATACACTTCAAAGccaaatgaacaaaaaacacccactgtacacacacacacacacacacacacacaatcgtAGTTAGAGCTATTCATACTCTCGTAGACTTATTCACACGCTCATTGTGCACACGCGCAATTGGCCGCAAGTGCTCTTGATGGAAACTGCTTTTTGAACTATCCGCCGTACAGTCAAAgttacaataattaataacgTGGACAGTCAGCTTCGCGCCAAATCTTTCGCAGTCCTCGCTCGACAGCTTATGTTAGTCAGTCCTGCCCTGGAGGTGGTCAGCCCAAAGCACTGGTCCAGGCGGGCTCCCGAAACACAGTACCTGCCCACAAATGTACCGCCCATGCTTACACATTTAAGCGATAAGCTATTTTCTATTATATAGTCTGTTGGTTTGGAACTGAGCGACTGattggtgctgctgttgattactataaattatacatCATTTGATAACATAGGACTTTAACGTAAgattaacataattatatatatcaaCATATCAATAGCTGAGTCCATAGCATTTACTATATtcatacatgtacatatttttattcttatgctatatatctatatataaaacaaattgcttttagcattttgcatagttttttaattttgctcaGCTTTCAAATCGCGACCAGTCTACTATATCTTTCGTTGTTAACTTATACTTTTCACAATCAATAATCAATACTTTGTCttcaatatgcaattaaattgttagctgAGCAACACTTTAAACTgcttacaattgtttaataaattatgcttattgtattcaatttatatgctgCTAACTTTCTCGTTTGAGCTTAACAATTACAAGTATTTTGTTCTTAGCTTTACacttttctttaaatatacaaaatttatacttatattaattaatacagcAACTGCCATTGcaaaatgtaatatatttaGAATTGATATGTTGATGATGCAGCTCAGCAGTTTCATCAATACGCCTTTAAACTGATCCGCATCTGATCTAGAAAATATAAGTTTCgctttagttattaattgTGATTAGGAACCAGTTGAATTCACTAGATCGCACTTTCGACTGCGATTGCTCGACAGTGACATTGGTCATTCACCATGTTCCTGCTCATGTTGTTTAATAATGAGCTGAGCTTCAGCATTGGGCGTAGCTAGTCACCCAGTTCAGCAATAGGCTTAAAGTCTCGCCATAGTTGCTGCTTCTGCGGTCCTTGCAATTCCTTGTCAATTTCCAGACGTATCACATCTACCAGAGTCCACAAGCCTAGCTGGTGTGATGCTCCCAAGATCACTTGAAGCTTCCACACTTTCTGGAGCTTGGCATCCCGCGATTCATGCAGCTCCTGCGTCATGTCTATAACCAAAACACTCGCCGCTGgatcatttatttgcattatagttcactttttaataaattcaaattgattttcaataatattagCGCAGAGTTGCTCTGAAATAAGCTGTCTGTCAGGGCTGTCTACAACGATTAATCGCACAGCAACAAGCTATcgattaaacaaaaagcagcgctgcaacgTTGCTTTTCACTTTGTCAAAATTTATGCGATTCTGAAGCTTTCTCgtctttgtattttttttaaagatatTTATGAAATGAAGTTTACCAGAACATCACAGTTTGAGAATGTATTTTAAGCTAACCTATGAGGATAGCCTCATCGACGTCCAATTGTTTTTGCAAACCCTTGCCGACATAGTCGCCTTAAAGATCTAGCGggtaatatatgtatttatgttaaaaacaaattggcaACATTTCATTTACGATTTTACAACTTTCAAATTATTcgtgttttttgttaaatttaaataagttagaGCTTATCAAATATTGATATTTCACAATAAATGTTCtggtttgtttactatttgcattgcaattataattgtgcttcattttatttatttatttcaattttgcttTCAACGCTAACATAAAATATCTGGATTGAATCTTTTTTAGCTGCCAGCTGCACTTCTTGCCAGAGTCTGTGGCCTTCTCATAGTGATCATTGCATGGACTTGCAGGAGTTGACAATGGCGAGCACATCCTTGGGCACCTGCGTGCTACAAGCGTCAATGGCGTCCACATATTTGGTGCAGGCGTTTAGTAGCCCAGTGACCTTCCTGGCGATTCCTTCCTCAGCGCCTTGCGCACACAGCCAATGAAGCTGTAGCTCTCAAAGTGCATCCAGCTGCGTCTTCAACTGCTGCAGTACTCTAGGCTGTCGTCAAGCTTCTGCCTCTCCACATTCGTGCGGATCTGCTAAGTAAGTTTCTTGACTGATCAAATACTATAGACAACTTACGCTCGAGCTGACGATGTCGCCGTACAGCTCGATGTTCATACGAATGCGAAAGTCGTCCCCAACACGAACGGGACCGAAGATCTTGCGGAAGAATTTTTCCTCTCAAACACTCCAAGAGCGGCTGCATCCGTCTGCGACATCACTCATGCTTCTGCGCAATGCAAAGAACGAGCGTCTTgtagagttttatttttgcctgtCGAGAGAGGGCTCTGCTACACTCTTGCTTACTTAGCCCAAAGTAACATCTATTGGCAAGTGTGATTCTTCGCTTGATCTCCAGGCTGACATCATGTTTGGTGTTAACGGCGGAGCCAAGgtatattattttctatgtttatacaaatttttttttctaatcaaatgttttattttacagcTTACTGTACAATGCGCTTATCCCTTAAGGGAACGCAGGACATACACGAAACCTGGCTACCGCAGTTGGATCTACATTCTGGAGAGTTACCGGAGTTAACTAAGGACTACAACATTAGCATCATCTGTtctaacaacaacatttatgtgataacatttatgtttgctatatgtaatgttttaaattttagctgcaagGCTTAGCTGCTAATTTGCAGTAGTATTAAGAAAAAGCtttgacaataaataaacaattattatacacGACAATCAAACTGCACACCAGGATTTCCAGGattccacaaaaaaaaatgtagagcaagttgcaagtttatttttgtttacattttgtatagaAAATTACTATTGAAAACGGTCGTTGCTTAGCTCCAACACCTTCGTTATCCTTCTAATccaaaaaggacatgcattttcgtGATCCTGGGCATcgaatctatcgaactgcataccaggatatcccggattgcacaaaaaaattttttgaaaaaatttgcagatttgatgcagatcgatagagtTTCGTCCTGTCAGTGtcgcaaaccaaaaattttggAAATACGACCTGATCCTGCCTAGATATGGCACCTTTTCTCTAGAGGATTGCCAGTGCTTGGCAGCCCTTTGGTGGTATGCAGCACTTTCTGCACAAActattgaaatgcaaaaaagtgttgcatacttttcagcTGTTAGAATTAGCAGAGACAACAACCAGACCATGTACAATAACATTGCACCCAACGTTAAAAtccattgcatacttttaagaGCTGACAAGCGCCGATAATCCCCTGAAAAAAGGTACCCATATCTCGGCAGGATCAGGccgcatttttaaaattctaagtTCCCGGCACTCGCAGGACGAGACTCTATCGATTGGCATCAAAAAAGTATAGACTCATCTAATTGTCCATCAACTTAGAAATTTTTCAAGCCTCAGGCGCGAGGGAAGTTgccaacaaacacaaaatgccCAATTTCTCCAAAACTACAAGGACAATACGGATGTCCTTTTGCAGGACGATAGTGCTTtccaaatgaaattgtttgacactaatttcgtcctgatccttGCAAGGATTCGGAAGTTATAGCCTATTTTCAGTATACGGAAATTGGCCATTTTctcagctcctgtaaggactttcaTCCTTTGAGTGGTATATTCTAAAAGCTT is part of the Drosophila busckii strain San Diego stock center, stock number 13000-0081.31 chromosome X, ASM1175060v1, whole genome shotgun sequence genome and encodes:
- the LOC108607079 gene encoding E3 ubiquitin-protein ligase MARCH5, which codes for MAEATSGHRESERTCWICFATESENRLAVWRHPCQCRGSTKWVHESCLYRWIDEKQNGNSRMKVTCMQCRVEYLIIFPQAGAFTMLLERAQDVIRQCSPFVAASAFLGSIYWTAVTFGGITVLQVLGQQRGMELIERGDPFFLLVGLPFIPVGLILSRLIRWEEALLRPSPPARPPHCYLSSRWCRRPADFARIFCGAILLPSISMLVGNLLYSKKAASPLQRTLLGGFTFIALKGILKIYMRQRQYLHKSRRHIVDYTEENVRQYAPPATPSTQASRQFAGRDEQEAAVAAVATETLTPTQDAEDVRQQLVVSVPDCPYTLLIS
- the LOC108607078 gene encoding uncharacterized protein LOC108607078 — translated: MSSSWISSDSTSLASDCSTETETETETETETETETEFETETEYETETDTSVSLISDDLSDDSAHMEPLLVTDALLLVPLNWLLDFQQTGSYPEELHARVNALLRQQAAQLLVTRQSEQELWQSLLADTRQVLEASEQQLEAEAEAEELPELNDSPAQQLEMWLDHMSARHQFAAPLKLLTRQQIFAAEQEPTAAPELQLLAPHFAMRRWFPQSNPELAADRNVTLAKYMKELQPELYADPTQLLLLCLSRQWFANLELCVGNTLLHVDRYIFNYHAKLLAKNPSSMVELPGNFVCSWQLRELYQWMLNGRHKLLTDQHYLPLLAQVKFLQMPHLIDAFWFCLCQRRSSLFHEIGAFRGCQISQSLQCGNFWACFYSRLRRCFLPLVASSEFLQLPPNELQLLLSSDFVCVNGEDEIFFALLRWLEHEWPKRARHLPQLLPTLRLPFMSPWLQRSILVTPEHWLIAYLGQTSLLQQLLWTNSLLMQRNLLLPQPLLPMERNWIYCPQVPHHHSLHCPEHRPLTYATFKLFLAQLQQHAQLFMSSLRHVPQKLRHSYNCCSSKRYRPRPVRPFFYEMRLS
- the LOC108607080 gene encoding uncharacterized protein LOC108607080, with the protein product MSDNVAINSVLNLLLCGATGYGCYTVGVAHPYAFSACVIGLCHGLVGLIDCLTSDENAKKCKDMTTALMEIVPLPLVNVELFFGGESNNIGLGHGLFIVPLAISCLVALCKNSGEEVSEAYDTIKLMTILGNITSLCYLAVNESSWLLGGMAFLAFMAKYGAEFCESEVSEGSGQPITYISWSAFFFLATMAVGGEK